The Candida dubliniensis CD36 chromosome 5, complete sequence genome has a window encoding:
- the TEF3 gene encoding translation elongation factor 3 (EF-3), putative (In S. cerevisiae: stimulates the binding of aminoacyl-tRNA (AA-tRNA) to ribosomes by releasing EF-1 alpha from the ribosomal complex) yields the protein MSAASESKYSTEVLSELLSKLQIADNKDEAASNISTFLNSSIVEHDVPVEFFEDLKKQIQSKDAKVAVAALDAYKHIASTNGLSPSVEPYVVDLVGEVASKAGDKNKDVQTAASGALLAIASAITPTAVKAILPKLIDNLTNTNKWTEKVAILKAISQLVDTAKAQIALRMPELIPVLSESMWDTKKEVKEAATATMTKSTETIDNKDIEKFIPQLISCIAKPTEVPETVHLLGATTFVSEVTMATLSIMAPLLSRGLAERDTAIKRKAAVIVDNMCKLVEDPQIVAPFMDKLLPGLKNNFANMADPEAREVTQRALNTLRRVGAVGENDSIPEVSTAGDIDVTLNEFNKLVADKKIAKRFDAALNYIAAIAGDLVDEREIQPEAWLQNVLPFATIFLHEKEAKEIIEEFRKRAIDNIPQPPSFEDEEDEGEDLCNCEFSLAYGAKILLNKTQFRLKRNRRYGLCGPNGAGKSTLMRAIANGQVEGFPTQDECKTVYVEHDIDGTHAETTVVEFVIEDGEVGLTKDVVVNKLREFAFTDEMINMPIQSLSGGWKMKLALARAVLKNADILLLDEPTNHLDTVNVAWLVNYLNTCGITSIIVSHDSGFLDKVTQYIIHYEGFKLRKYKGNLSEFVKKCPSAQSYYELGASDLEFRFPEPGFLEGVKTKQKAIVKVSNMSFQYPGTSKPQIQDINFQCSLSSRIAVIGPNGAGKSTLINVLTGELLPTTGEVYVHENCRIAYIKQHAFAHIDNHLDKTPSEYIQWRFQTGEDRETMDRASRQINEEDEQNMNKIFKVEGTPRRIAGIHARRKFKNSYEYEISWMLGENVGMKNERWVPMMSVDNTWLPRGELMETHAKLVAEVDMKEALASGQFRPLTRKEIEEHCAMLGLDAELVSHSRIRGLSGGQKVKLVLAACTWQRPHLIVLDEPTNYLDRDSLGALSKALKAFEGGIVIITHSAEFTKDLTEEVWAVLDGRMTPSGHNWVQGQGSGPRLEKKDDDEEDKFDAMGNKIAAAKKKKKLSSAELRKKKKERMKKKKELGDAYVSSDEEF from the coding sequence atgtCTGCTGCTAGTGAATCCAAATATTCTACTGAAGTGCTTTCCGAATTATTGAGCAAATTACAAATTGCTGATAATAAGGATGAAGCTGCTTCCAACATTTCCACTTTCTTAAACTCATCTATTGTTGAACACGATGTTCCAgttgaattttttgaagatttgaaGAAGCAAATTCAATCTAAAGATGCTAaagttgctgttgctgcttTAGATGCTTACAAACATATTGCTTCAACCAATGGTTTAAGTCCATCTGTTGAACCatatgttgttgatttggttgGTGAAGTTGCCAGTAAAGCTGGTGACAAAAACAAGGATGTCCAAACTGCTGCTTCTGGTGCTTTATTGGCCATTGCTTCTGCCATCACCCCAACTGCTGTCAAAGCCATTTTaccaaaattgattgacaACTTgaccaacaccaacaaatGGACTGAAAAAGTTGCCATCTTGAAAGCCATTTCTCAATTGGTTGACACTGCTAAAGCTCAAATTGCCTTGAGAATGCCTGAATTGATCCCAGTGTTGTCTGAATCTATGTGGGATACCAAAAAGGAAGTCAAAGAAGCTGCTACTGCCACTATGACCAAATCCACTGAAACCATTGACaataaagatattgaaaaattcattcctcaattgatttcttgtATTGCCAAACCAACTGAAGTTCCAGAAACCGTCCACTTGTTGGGTGCTACCACTTTTGTTTCTGAAGTTACCATGGCCACTTTGTCCATCATGGCTCCATTGTTGTCTAGAGGTTTAGCTGAAAGAGACACTGCCATCAAACGTAAAGCTGctgttattgttgataacaTGTGTAAATTGGTCGAAGATCCACAAATTGTTGCTCCATTCATGGACAAATTGTTGCCAGGtttgaaaaacaattttgcTAACATGGCTGATCCAGAAGCTAGAGAAGTTACTCAAAGAGCTTTGAACACTTTAAGAAGAGTTGGTGCCGTTGGTGAAAACGATTCTATCCCAGAAGTCTCCACTGCTGGTGACATTGATGTTACTTTGAAtgaattcaacaaattggtTGCTGACAAAAAGATTGCCAAGAGATTCGACGCTGCTTTGAACTATATTGCTGCTATTGCTGGTGACTTGGTTGATGAAAGAGAAATTCAACCAGAAGCTTGGTTACAAAATGTTTTGCCATTTGCCACCATCTTTTTGCACGAAAAAGAAGCTaaagaaatcattgaaGAATTCAGAAAGAGAGCCATTGACAACATTCCACAACCACCATcttttgaagatgaagaagatgaaggtGAAGATTTATGTAATTGTGAATTCTCTTTGGCTTATGGTGCCAAGATCTTGTTGAACAAGACCCAATTCAGATTAAAGAGAAACAGAAGATATGGTTTGTGTGGTCCAAATGGTGCTGGTAAATCTACTTTGATGAGAGCTATTGCCAACGGTCAAGTTGAAGGTTTCCCAACTCAAGATGAATGTAAAACCGTTTATGTTGAACACGATATTGATGGTACTCATGCTGAAACCACTGTTGTTGAATTCGTCATTGAAGATGGTGAAGTTGGTTTGACCaaagatgttgttgttaacaAATTGAGAGAATTCGCTTTCACCGATGAAATGATCAACATGCCAATTCAATCCTTGTCTGGTGGttggaaaatgaaattggcTTTGGCTAGAGCTGTGTTGAAGAATGCCGAtatcttgttgttggatGAACCAACTAACCATTTGGATACTGTCAATGTTGCTTGGTTAGTCAACTACTTGAACACTTGTGGTATTACTTCCATTATTGTTTCCCATGATTCCGGTTTCTTGGACAAAGTTACCCAATACATTATCCATTATGAAGGTTTCAAATTGAGAAAATACAAAGGTAACTTGTCTGAATTTGTTAAGAAATGTCCATCTGCTCAATCTTATTACGAATTAGGTGCTTCTGATTTGGAATTCAGATTCCCAGAACCAGGTTTCTTGGAAGGGGTTaaaactaaacaaaaagCTATTGTTAAAGTTTCTAACATGTCATTCCAATACCCAGGTACTTCTAAACCACAAATTCAAGACATTAACTTCCAATGTTCCTTGTCATCTAGAATTGCTGTCATTGGTCCAAATGGTGCTGGTAAATCCACTTTAATCAATGTTTTAACTGGTGAATTATTACCAACCACTGGTGAAGTTTACGTCCACGAAAATTGTCGTATTGCTTACATTAAACAACATGCTTTCGCTCATATTGATAACCATTTAGACAAAACTCCATCTGAATATATTCAATGGAGATTCCAAACTGGTGAAGATAGAGAAACCATGGATAGAGCTTCTAGACAAAtcaatgaagaagatgaacaAAACATGAACAAGATCTTTAAAGTTGAAGGTACTCCAAGAAGAATTGCTGGTATTCACGCCAGAAGAAAGTTCAAGAACTCTtatgaatatgaaatttCCTGGATGTTGGGTGAAAACGTTGGTATGAAGAATGAAAGATGGGTACCAATGATGTCTGTTGACAACACTTGGTTACCAAGAGGTGAATTGATGGAAACTCACGCCAAATTGGTTGCTGAAGTTGATATGAAAGAAGCTTTGGCTTCTGGTCAATTCAGACCATTAACCAGAaaggaaattgaagaacaTTGTGCTATGTTGGGTTTGGATGCTGAATTAGTCTCCCATTCCAGAATCAGAGGTTTATCTGGTGGTCAAAAAGTCAAATTGGTCTTGGCTGCTTGTACTTGGCAAAGACCtcatttgattgttttggATGAACCAACCAATTATTTGGATAGAGACTCTTTGGGTGCTTTATCTAAGGCTTTGAAAGCTTTCGAAGGGGGTATTGTTATCATTACTCACTCTGCTGAATTCACCAAAGATTTGACTGAAGAAGTCTGGGCTGTTTTGGACGGTAGAATGACTCCATCTGGTCACAATTGGGTTCAAGGTCAAGGTTCTGGTCCAAGattggaaaagaaagatgatgatgaagaagataaattCGATGCTATGGGTAACAAGATTGCCGCTGctaaaaagaagaagaagttgtCTTCTGCTGAATtgagaaagaagaagaaggaaagaatgaagaagaagaaggaatTGGGTGATGCTTATGTCTCatctgatgaagaattcTAA
- a CDS encoding meiosis-specific phospholipase, putative (Similar to S. cerevisiae SPO1;~In S. cerevisiae: required for meiotic spindle pole body duplication and separation; required for spore formation;~spliced gene) — MLFLLLILPFGFSFNPFKNKNMAQDRLLCKNCSSYFPNQPPWNLSYAPFTVICPPGELIRDANNASLCQEESNYITHRNAKTEISLKSLFHRNKIPNFDIETFWSIKTKPIQIAISISGGGYRSMLTGAGVVLALDNRYPNSLLCLNGLLQSTSYIAGISGGSWLVMSNFINDFEPIHKLKDLISEKWDLEESLLQGVPNFDTSELQKDQQQQQQQNLESKNKYKNKKQGMFSSILELFISVKSSSAGNTNGNSQPGFSGWIGSLFNSPQEQPLTKPNQTQTQTTDGYRLIKKYLHFYKELLIEVRDKKKAGFHTSFTDYWGRALVRRIFKSTARTPGATISAATHVLTSFKEYDQPFPIIGTIEKDPSNPEFSTNLESHCFELTPFEFGSWDSYLHAFIPIKYLGTSLKSNVPTKKSTTGNYSYCVSGFDNVGFITGTSSSIFNHVFFSVYKLLESYESDAVSLIETTLKSLGLSSEWKTLKNPKLHADYALYSPNPFFQYGKNNTSIWESPDLYLVDGGDDGQNIPFHPFLTAARNVDIILAYDMSNEKDNYPNGTVLARTSQRYKQTNNTKIEIPYFRLPDGITTKSLIKSIFPKVPTPKQITTSGLNKHPIFLGCDIVEDYEALEFHDMVPRETQIRPQNYLPPLIVYHANNNYSYRSNTSTFQLSYNKTEVYGMINNGYNLATYMNSTLFSVCLNCAIIKREFDRLSLRINPKWHDNKFSIPKICKMCYKTFCWRDN, encoded by the exons ATGTTATTCTTACTCCTAATACTACCATTTGGGTTTAGTTTCAATCCATTCAAGAACAAAAACATGGCTCAAGATAGATTATTATGTAAGAATTGTAGTAGTTATTTCCCTAACCAACCACCATGGAATTTATCATATGCCCCATTCACAGTGATTTGTCCTCCAGGTGAATTAATTCGAGATGCCAATAATGCAT CATTATGTCaagaagaatcaaattatattaCCCATCGTAATGCTAAGACTGaaatatcattaaaatCTTTATTCCATAGAAACAAAATCCCTAATTTCGACATTGAAACATTTTGGTCCATTAAAACCAAACCCATCCAAATAGCAATATCTATATCTGGAGGCGGATATCGATCAATGCTTACAGGTGCTGGGGTTGTATTGGCATTAGATAATAGATATCCCAATTCGTTATTATGTTTAAATGGTTTATTACAAAGTACTAGTTATATTGCTGGAATATCTGGTGGATCTTGGTTAGTAATGagtaattttattaatgatttcgAACCAATTcataaattaaaagatttgatttcaGAAAAATGGGATTTAGAAGAACTGTTATTACAAGGAGTGCCTAATTTTGATACCTCggaattacaaaaagaccagcaacaacaacaacagcaaaacttggaatcaaaaaataaatacaaaaataaaaagcaAGGAATGTTTAGTAGTATTTTGGAGTTGTTTATATCAGTTAAAAGTAGCAGCGCCGGTAACACTAATGGTAACTCTCAACCAGGATTTAGTGGCTGGATAGGCAGTTTGTTTAATTCTCCACAAGAGCAGCCTCTAACCAAGCCAAATCAAACTCAAACTCAAACTACAGATGGATACAGgttgataaaaaaatacttgCATTTCTATAAAGAATTGTTAATTGAAGTCAGagacaaaaagaaagctgGGTTCCATACTTCATTTACAGATTATTGGGGTCGAGCATTGGTTAGGAGGATTTTCAAATCCACAGCAAGAACTCCAGGTGCAACAATATCTGCTGCCACACACGTATTAACTTCATTCAAAGAATACGATCAACCTTTCCCCATAATTGGaaccattgaaaaagatcCCAGCAATCCagaattttcaacaaatctTGAATCCCATTGCTTTGAATTGACTCCATTTGAGTTTGGGTCCTGGGATTCATATTTGCATGCTTTTATTccaattaaatatttaggAACATCTTTAAAACTGAATGTACCAACCAAGAAATCAACCACTGGAAATTATTCTTATTGTGTTTCTGgatttgataatgttgGGTTCATTACTGgaacttcttcttcaattttcaaCCACGTATTCTTTTCAGTGTATAAATTACTTGAAAGTTATGAACTGGATGCAGTATCACTAATTGAAACAACCTTGAAATCACTTGGATTGAGTTCAGAATGGaaaactttgaaaaatccTAAACTACACGCTGATTATGCCTTGTATTCACCTAATccattttttcaatatggCAAGAACAATACCAGTATCTGGGAAAGTCCTGATTTATATTTGGTAGATGGTGGAGATGATGGACAAAACATACCTTTCCATCCATTTTTGACTGCAGCCAGGAATGTAGACATTATATTGGCATACGATATGAGTAATGAAAAGGATAATTACCCAAATGGAACTGTACTTGCACGGACATCACAGCGgtataaacaaacaaacaacaccaaaatCGAAATACCATATTTCCGCCTACCAGATGGTATTACTaccaaatcattaattaaatctaTATTCCCGAAAGTTCCAACACCAAAGCAAATAACCACTAGTGGGTTAAACAAACATCCAATATTCCTTGGTTGTGATATTGTTGAGGATTATGAGGCTTTGGAATTTCACGATATGGTACCAAGAGAAACCCAAATACGGCCACAAAACTACTTACCTCCTTTGATTGTATACCATgccaacaacaattatagTTATCGATCTAATACTTCTACTTTCCAATTGAGTTACAATAAAACCGAAGTTTATGGAATGATAAACAATGGGTACAATCTTGCAACGTATATGAATAGCACATTGTTTAGTGTATGCTTGAACTGTGCAATAATCAAACGGGAATTCGATAGATTGTCATTGCGGATAAACCCAAAATGGCACGATAACAAATTCAGTATCCCTAAGATTTGCAAGATGTGTTACAAAACATTCTGTTGGAGAGATAATTGA
- a CDS encoding glutaredoxin-like protein precursor, putative (Similar to S. cerevisiae GRX6), producing MTGVRQLRIIALTAFILGLIFTLHKVGSNAASLVHAQASDQQPNKHNTKTSTYTATNEDLVANLIDSKNDAETDDKINQKISKDQDEAINGNKNSNKETTKVKSDNGEYDPISDLIKIRSLSPMTIFSKSYCPFSKKIKQLLLEKYDITPAPNVVELDRYEYGAELQSYLAEKSGRRTVPNVLVGKSFESRGGCDEFEKLHKDNDLIKLLVEWGSGRLQVAKKNTPSNA from the coding sequence ATGACTGGAGTTAGACAATTAAGAATAATAGCCTTAACGGCATTTATCCttggtttaatttttaCTTTGCATAAAGTTGGTTCCAATGCTGCATCTTTGGTTCATGCACAAGCATCAGACCAACAACCAAACAAACATAACACCAAGACTTCTACATATACCGCCACTAATGAGGATCTAGTTGCTAACCTCATTGATTCTAAGAATGATGCTGAAACTGATgacaaaataaatcaaaaaatttccAAAGATCAAGATGAAGCAATCAACGGTAATAAAAACTCCAATAAAGAAACCACCAAGGTCAAATCAGACAATGGCGAATATGACCCAATATctgatttgataaaaattaGATCGTTATCACCAATGACAATTTTCAGTAAATCATATTGtcctttttcaaaaaagatcaaacaattattattggaaaaataTGATATAACACCAGCACCaaatgttgttgaattagATCGATATGAATATGGAGCTGAATTACAAAGTTATTTGGCAGAGAAAAGTGGTAGAAGAACTGTACCAAATGTATTGGTTGGGAAATCGTTTGAAAGTCGAGGTGGTtgtgatgaatttgaaaaacttcataaagataatgatttaatcaaattgcTAGTTGAATGGGGGTCTGGTCGTTTACAAGTTGCAAAGAAGAATACCCCATCAAATGCGTAA
- a CDS encoding 40S ribosomal protein S11 (Similar to S. cerevisiae RPS11B;~spliced gene), translated as MATELTVQSERAFQKQPHIFTNPKAKANKKTKRWYKDVGLGFKTPKAAIDGSYIDKKCPFAGTVSIRGKILTGTVVSTKMHRTIIIRRDYLHYVPKYNRYEKRHKNVAAHVSPAFRVEEGDVVTVGQCRPISKTVRFNVLKVAASASKSKKFSKF; from the exons ATGGCTACTGAATTAACTGTTCAATCTGAAAGAGCTTTCCAAAAG CAACCACACATTTTCACCAACCCAAAGGCTAAAGCCAACAAGAAAACCAAGAGATGGTATAAAGATGTTGGTTTAGGTTTCAAAACCCCAAAAGCTGCCATTGATGGTTCTTacattgataaaaaatGTCCATTTGCTGGTACTGTTTCCATTAGAGGTAAGATTTTGACCGGTACTGTTGTTTCCACCAAAATGCACCGTAccatcattattagaagAGATTACTTGCATTACGTTCCAAAATATAACAGATACGAAAAAAGACACAAGAATGTTGCTGCTCACGTTTCCCCAGCTTTCAGAGTTGAAGAAGGTGATGTTGTCACTGTTGGTCAATGTAGACCAATTTCTAAAACTGTCAGATTCAATGTTTTGAAAGTCGCTGCTAGTGCTTCTAAATCCAAGAAATTCTCTAAAttctaa
- the GLR1 gene encoding glutathione reductase, putative — protein MFTKSIISKSTTRLTQLTRQLSTTMAPTLTKNSLKHFDYLVIGGGSGGVASARRAAKYGAKVLLIETKFKKLGGTCVNVGCVPKKVMWYTADLAHKKHDLYAYGLDKDQESIKYGDFDWAKLKHKRDAYVSRLNGIYENNLKREKVDFAYGFAKFINSDGEVEVTLSGDQTLPFLDDGKTYKEGEKLVFSADKTLIATGGTAIVPPSVPGAELGTTSDGFFALEKQPKKVAIVGAGYIGVELSGVFSSLGSETHFFIRGDTVLRNFDEVIQNTVTDYYIDNLGINIHKQSTITKIEGSKDSKKVVHLKDGTSVEVDELIWTIGRKSLIDIGLDKVGVKLNDKLQIVADEYQVTNNPKIYSLGDVVGKVELTPVAIAAGRRLSNRLFGGPEFAKDKLDYNNIPSVIFSHPEAGSIGLSTKEAIEKYGEENLKIYQSKFTAMYYAMMDDQKDKSPTVYKIICAGPEEKVVGLHIVGDSSAEILQGFGVAIKMGATKKDFDNCVAIHPTSAEELVTMT, from the coding sequence ATGTTTACTAAAAGTATAATATCTAAATCAACTACTAGACTTACTCAATTAACTAGacaattatcaacaactaTGGCTCCAACTTTAACAAAGAATTCACTCAaacattttgattatttagtCATTGGTGGTGGATCTGGCGGTGTTGCTTCTGCTAGAAGAGCTGCCAAGTATGGTGCCAaagtattattaattgaaacaaaattcaaaaagCTTGGTGGCACTTGTGTCAATGTTGGATGTGTTCCTAAAAAAGTTATGTGGTATACTGCCGATTTAGCTCATAAAAAACATGATTTATATGCTTATGGATTAGATAAAGACCAAGAATCAATCAAGTATGGTGATTTTGATTGGGCTAAACTCAAACATAAAAGAGATGCTTATGTTTCCAGATTGAATGGAATTTatgaaaacaatttgaaacgtgaaaaagttgattttgCATATGGGTTTGctaaattcattaattctGATGGGGAAGTTGAAGTCACTTTACTGGGTGACCAAACATTACCATTTTTGGATGATGGAAAAACTTATAAAGAAGGTGAGAAATTGGTATTTTCTGCTGACAAGACTTTGATTGCTACTGGTGGCACAGCAATTGTTCCTCCTTCGGTTCCTGGTGCAGAATTAGGTACCACATCTGATGGATTTTTCGCTTTAGAAAAACAACCCAAAAAAGTTGCCATTGTCGGTGCTGGTTACATTGGAGTTGAATTATCAGGAGTATTTAGTAGTCTTGGCTCGGAAACCCATTTCTTTATTAGAGGGGACACTGTTTTGAGAAACTTTGATGAAGTGATCCAGAATACTGTTACTGATTActatattgataatttggGAATCAATATTCATAAACAATCAACTATCACTAAAATTGAAGGTAGTAAGGATAGTAAAAAAGTTGTTCATTTGAAAGATGGTACTTCTGTGGAAGTAGACGAATTAATTTGGACTATAGGTagaaaatcattgattgatattggCTTAGACAAAGTTGGTgtgaaattgaatgataAACTACAAATTGTTGCTGATGAATACCAAGTTACCAACAATCCAAAAATATATTCTCTTGGGGATGTTGTTGGAAAAGTTGAATTAACACCAGTTGCCATTGCTGCTGGTAGAAGATTATCTAATAGATTATTTGGTGGTCCAGAATTTGCTAAAGATAAATTGGATTACAACAATATTCCATCAGTGATTTTCTCACATCCAGAGGCTGGTTCTATTGGTTTATCAACAAAGGAAgccattgaaaaatatggtGAAGAGAACTTGAAAATATATCAATCCAAATTCACTGCCATGTATTATGCTATGATGGATGATCAAAAAGATAAATCACCTACTGTTTACAAGATTATTTGTGCTGGACCGGAAGAAAAAGTTGTTGGTTTACATATTGTAGGTGATTCAAGTGCTGAAATCTTGCAAGGTTTTGGTGTTGCCATTAAAATGGGTGCAACCAAGaaagattttgataattgtgTTGCTATTCACCCTACATCAGCTGAAGAATTGGTCACAATGACTTGA
- a CDS encoding small nuclear ribonucleoprotein, putative (Similar to S. cerevisiae SMD3) gives MSAGIPVRLLNEAQGHIISIELVNGDTYRGKLLENEDNMNLSLYEATITQGKSGKVSHMDQVFIRGSMIRFISVPDILKNAPMFFMKPGDKPKPPIRGPPPKRKRV, from the coding sequence ATGTCAGCAGGTATTCCAGTAAGACTTCTAAATGAAGCACAAGGTCATATAATATCAATAGAATTGGTAAATGGAGATACATACCGTGGAAAACTATTAGAGAATGAAGATAATATGAATCTATCCCTATACGAGGCAACTATAACGCAAGGCAAGTCAGGAAAAGTAAGTCATATGGACCAAGTGTTTATAAGAGGATCAATGATTAGATTTATATCTGTGCCTGATATATTGAAGAATGCTCCCATGTTTTTCATGAAACCAGGAgataaaccaaaaccacCAATAAGAGGCCCCCCAccaaagagaaagagagtatga